In Bythopirellula goksoeyrii, a single window of DNA contains:
- a CDS encoding glycoside hydrolase family 97 protein, translating to MKKRSKIFYYLFSTLIAFTSSTFSVAEEIRVASPRGTLEVVFDLQGGIPTYSVEYQGKKLIDASKLGVSLADGVELDKGLEIVSTDTASHHATWTQPWGEQKEILNSYNELRINLRQQDSPAREMKIVFRVFDDGVGFRYEWPEQPQLSSLVILDELTEFNLVDDCSAWWIPAFGNDRYEYLYQNNPVSKLEKVQTPLALSTPDGVYLSIHEAALVGFASMTLAREGEHSLKADLVPWSDGIKVKADLPHHSPWRTIQVADSAGDLIASYLILNLNEPSKIKDTSWIKPCKYVGIWWEMHLGRSTWGSGELHGATTENVRRFIDFASKYGFGGVLVEGWNQGWDGDWIANGDGFSFTEAYPDFDMEALANYAKEKKVSLIGHHETAGAVLNYEDQMKDAMDLYQRFGYGGVKTGYVNYGQNIKRLDENGEECREWHHGQFMVEHYQRVVEEAAKHHLMVDVHEPIKDTGLRRTYPNMMTREGARGQEYDAWAADGGNPPDHTTILPFTRLLSGPMDYTPGIFDLLFEEDRPDNRVNSTLCKQLALYVVLYSPLQMVADLPENYEPHMDAFQFIVDVPTDWEETRVLNGSIGDYVTIARKRRDGQDWYLGSITDDVQRTLEVPLTFLDADRTYLATIYRDAEDADWKTKPTNYVVEQKKVTSETILPIRLAAGGGQAISFHPQDSQRISHQSGSPVPKK from the coding sequence ATGAAGAAACGTTCAAAGATCTTTTACTATTTGTTTTCTACTCTGATCGCTTTTACTTCTTCAACTTTCTCTGTGGCCGAAGAGATTCGAGTCGCGTCTCCGCGAGGCACTCTGGAGGTTGTATTTGACTTGCAAGGTGGAATACCAACTTACAGCGTTGAATATCAAGGCAAGAAACTGATTGATGCGTCAAAGCTGGGAGTCTCTCTGGCCGATGGCGTAGAGCTGGACAAAGGTCTTGAGATCGTCTCAACGGATACAGCTTCTCATCACGCGACCTGGACCCAACCCTGGGGGGAACAGAAAGAGATTCTCAATTCCTATAACGAGCTTCGCATCAATCTGCGGCAACAAGACTCACCTGCGCGAGAAATGAAAATAGTATTTCGCGTCTTCGACGACGGTGTGGGCTTTCGCTACGAATGGCCTGAGCAGCCCCAGCTATCGTCGTTAGTCATTTTAGATGAATTAACGGAATTCAATCTGGTCGATGATTGTTCTGCCTGGTGGATCCCTGCCTTTGGCAATGATCGATACGAATACTTGTATCAGAACAACCCCGTGAGCAAGCTCGAAAAAGTTCAGACTCCCCTCGCGTTGTCTACGCCAGATGGAGTTTACCTGAGCATCCATGAGGCGGCTCTGGTCGGTTTTGCCAGCATGACGCTTGCTCGTGAAGGGGAACACTCTCTCAAGGCCGATCTCGTCCCGTGGTCCGATGGGATTAAGGTCAAAGCCGATCTACCGCATCATTCCCCTTGGCGCACGATTCAGGTTGCCGACAGCGCTGGCGATTTGATTGCCTCGTACTTAATTCTGAATCTGAATGAACCTTCAAAGATCAAGGACACGAGTTGGATCAAGCCGTGTAAGTATGTCGGTATCTGGTGGGAAATGCATCTAGGGCGTTCTACCTGGGGATCCGGTGAATTGCATGGAGCGACGACGGAGAATGTCAGGCGATTCATCGATTTTGCTTCGAAGTATGGCTTTGGTGGCGTGTTGGTCGAAGGTTGGAACCAAGGTTGGGATGGTGATTGGATTGCCAATGGAGATGGTTTCAGTTTTACCGAAGCCTATCCCGATTTTGATATGGAAGCACTAGCTAACTATGCCAAAGAAAAAAAGGTGTCTCTCATAGGCCACCATGAAACAGCGGGCGCAGTTCTCAATTATGAGGATCAAATGAAAGACGCCATGGATCTCTACCAGCGATTCGGATACGGAGGCGTGAAGACAGGTTACGTGAATTATGGGCAGAACATTAAACGATTGGACGAAAATGGCGAAGAGTGTCGTGAGTGGCACCACGGCCAGTTCATGGTGGAACATTATCAAAGAGTCGTTGAGGAGGCTGCCAAGCATCATCTCATGGTCGATGTTCACGAACCGATCAAAGACACAGGCTTACGTCGCACTTATCCCAATATGATGACCCGCGAAGGTGCCCGAGGGCAGGAATATGATGCATGGGCCGCCGACGGCGGGAATCCTCCAGACCATACGACTATCCTGCCCTTCACGCGATTGCTTTCAGGACCCATGGATTACACTCCGGGTATTTTTGACTTGCTTTTTGAGGAGGACCGTCCCGACAATCGTGTGAACAGCACCCTCTGCAAGCAACTGGCACTCTATGTCGTACTCTATAGTCCCCTGCAGATGGTTGCCGATTTGCCAGAGAACTACGAACCCCACATGGATGCCTTCCAGTTCATTGTCGACGTACCGACGGATTGGGAAGAGACCCGTGTCTTGAATGGTTCAATCGGAGACTATGTCACCATTGCGCGCAAGCGACGCGATGGTCAGGATTGGTATCTGGGTTCCATTACAGATGATGTTCAGCGCACTCTTGAAGTTCCGCTTACCTTTCTTGATGCCGATCGAACCTATCTAGCAACGATCTACCGCGATGCAGAGGACGCCGATTGGAAAACTAAGCCGACGAACTACGTTGTCGAGCAAAAGAAAGTGACCTCTGAAACCATTCTGCCGATAAGGTTGGCAGCCGGTGGGGGACAGGCGATTTCTTTTCATCCGCAGGATTCTCAGAGAATATCCCACCAGAGTGGATCTCCGGTGCCGAAGAAGTAG
- a CDS encoding aldo/keto reductase, whose protein sequence is MHNQEFGETGLTIPRIVYGTSCLGNLYEAIPDATKLAISREWFAHHAPPAVIDTAGKYGAGLALEVIGRNLRQLDIPPEQVVISNKLGWKRVPLQTPEPTFEKGVWADLEYDAEQCISYNGILDCWEQGCELIGEVYRPQLLSVHDPDEYLAAASSQGEREKRFDDIIEAYKALHMLKSRGQTQAIGVGSKDWRLIAELESAVELDWVMFANSLTIYRHPADLLQFIARLTEKKIGVINSAVFNAGFLIGGKYFDYRIPSVDNQADREVIVWRDEFLDLCKRQDVLPATACIQFGLSPPGVAAIALNTSEPERVEQNVAAVEASIGSEFWEEAKQLGLVAADYSYV, encoded by the coding sequence ATGCATAATCAAGAATTCGGCGAGACTGGCCTCACAATACCCCGCATCGTTTACGGAACGAGTTGCCTAGGAAACCTGTACGAGGCGATACCGGATGCAACTAAGTTGGCGATCTCTCGCGAGTGGTTTGCCCATCATGCGCCACCTGCGGTAATCGATACAGCAGGCAAGTATGGGGCGGGATTGGCGTTGGAGGTGATCGGTCGCAATCTGCGGCAGTTGGATATCCCTCCCGAGCAAGTTGTCATCAGCAACAAACTCGGCTGGAAACGTGTGCCGCTGCAAACTCCCGAGCCGACTTTTGAAAAGGGGGTGTGGGCTGATCTAGAGTACGACGCAGAGCAGTGTATCAGCTACAACGGTATCCTGGATTGTTGGGAACAAGGTTGCGAACTCATCGGAGAAGTCTATCGCCCGCAACTACTCTCCGTGCATGATCCGGATGAATACTTGGCTGCTGCGTCCTCGCAAGGGGAACGAGAAAAGCGCTTCGACGATATTATCGAAGCCTATAAGGCCTTGCACATGCTCAAAAGCAGAGGCCAGACTCAGGCGATAGGAGTCGGTTCAAAGGATTGGCGCTTGATTGCTGAACTTGAATCGGCAGTCGAACTCGACTGGGTGATGTTCGCCAATAGTCTCACAATCTACCGCCATCCGGCTGATCTGCTCCAGTTCATCGCTCGTCTGACCGAAAAGAAGATCGGGGTAATTAATTCCGCCGTATTTAATGCAGGATTCCTGATTGGTGGAAAGTACTTTGACTATCGTATCCCTTCCGTAGATAATCAGGCTGATCGGGAAGTCATTGTATGGCGAGATGAGTTTCTCGATCTCTGTAAACGCCAAGATGTTTTGCCAGCGACTGCTTGTATTCAATTCGGACTGTCTCCGCCAGGAGTAGCTGCTATCGCGCTCAATACCAGTGAGCCGGAGCGAGTTGAACAGAACGTAGCCGCAGTTGAAGCAAGTATTGGGTCAGAGTTTTGGGAGGAGGCGAAGCAGCTGGGCTTGGTCGCCGCTGATTATTCGTATGTGTGA
- a CDS encoding zinc-binding alcohol dehydrogenase family protein, whose protein sequence is MIDRPGSTSIIEKDRPIPGPNDVLLRTRVVGFCGSDLSTYRGLNPLVNYPRVPGHEIGATIESVGTEVPDKWKCGQDVLVLPYTACGRCAACRQGRVNCCQHNETLGVQRDGAMAEYFVAPHDKLLTSSKLSLTEMALVEPLTVGFHAVARGRVTSEDTVAIFGCGAIGLGVIAGAAVRGARVIAIDVDDSKLELACKCGASIGINSLQGSLHEQLQELTEGRGPEVIVEAVGLGQTFRSAVEEVSFAGRVVYIGYAKAPVEYETKFFVMKELDILGSRNAMEEDFQAVIGLLEGGSFPVENVITACVPLLEAGTILHQWSEAPAGFTKIQVDLG, encoded by the coding sequence GTGATTGATAGACCGGGATCCACTAGCATCATCGAGAAAGATCGACCAATCCCCGGCCCTAACGATGTGCTACTGCGAACGCGGGTCGTCGGTTTTTGTGGAAGTGATTTGAGTACCTATCGCGGTTTGAATCCGCTGGTGAACTACCCTCGCGTCCCTGGTCATGAAATCGGGGCGACTATCGAGTCGGTGGGTACAGAAGTTCCCGATAAGTGGAAGTGTGGCCAAGACGTCTTGGTCTTGCCATACACAGCCTGTGGTCGCTGTGCGGCCTGTCGCCAAGGACGCGTCAATTGTTGCCAGCACAATGAAACACTTGGAGTGCAACGTGACGGAGCGATGGCTGAGTACTTTGTGGCGCCTCATGACAAGCTGTTGACATCCTCCAAGCTTTCACTAACTGAAATGGCATTGGTCGAACCCTTAACGGTCGGTTTCCACGCTGTTGCTCGAGGGCGGGTTACATCTGAGGATACCGTAGCCATATTTGGTTGCGGTGCGATTGGTCTCGGAGTGATTGCCGGCGCAGCAGTTCGCGGGGCACGAGTTATCGCCATTGATGTGGACGATAGTAAACTGGAATTGGCTTGCAAGTGCGGAGCCTCTATCGGCATCAACTCATTGCAAGGATCACTCCATGAGCAACTTCAAGAGCTAACCGAGGGCCGTGGCCCTGAGGTGATTGTGGAAGCGGTCGGGCTTGGGCAGACGTTTCGCAGCGCAGTCGAGGAGGTTTCCTTTGCAGGAAGAGTCGTCTATATCGGCTACGCGAAAGCCCCAGTCGAATATGAAACCAAATTCTTTGTCATGAAGGAACTGGACATACTTGGGTCCCGCAATGCCATGGAAGAAGATTTCCAAGCAGTGATTGGGCTATTGGAAGGTGGCTCATTTCCTGTGGAGAACGTGATAACCGCTTGTGTGCCTCTCTTGGAAGCAGGCACTATTCTGCATCAGTGGAGCGAGGCTCCCGCGGGATTCACGAAGATTCAGGTGGATTTGGGTTAG
- the rbsD gene encoding D-ribose pyranase gives MLKTGILNPQILSLLSRVRHTNTIVIADRGFPFWSMIETIDISLIDDMPKVLDVLRAIREQSIFGKAWMAQEFLENNSQTIVDSFATAFERISLAHEPHEQFKKRVPHAIGLIRTGETIQYANIILESA, from the coding sequence TTGCTGAAAACTGGAATACTTAATCCGCAAATTCTGTCGCTCCTGAGTCGTGTCCGACACACGAATACAATCGTCATCGCTGACCGAGGATTTCCATTTTGGTCGATGATCGAGACTATTGATATCTCTCTAATCGATGACATGCCAAAAGTCCTCGACGTGCTGCGAGCAATCCGCGAACAGTCAATCTTTGGGAAGGCCTGGATGGCCCAAGAATTTCTCGAAAACAACTCGCAAACAATAGTTGATAGCTTTGCGACTGCTTTCGAGAGAATTTCGCTCGCTCACGAGCCGCACGAGCAATTCAAAAAACGAGTTCCCCATGCCATCGGACTTATTCGCACTGGGGAGACGATTCAATACGCCAACATAATTCTGGAATCAGCATGA
- a CDS encoding PEP-CTERM sorting domain-containing protein: MKVNLNLGRLALMLAATVMGLAISASINAQTVLIDLGNDQGYRSVDVPNPDVNGNYWNSVWSGAYYANLTDINGNPSGVAFGFSSAAGNDSYNGPAGATDVNGPGDSVYNAAALGNLGVQNAVYDYYVSSTFQIQLLDPLKSYDLTFYGSHKYNADNTTRYTIYDDGTFSNPVTSADLIVGVNDAHNQDTTVTISGVSPQPDGIIYVGFAAAGGGDGYLNALQINAIPEPSSLLLMASAAGLSLIRRCR, translated from the coding sequence ATGAAAGTGAATTTGAACCTTGGCCGACTCGCTCTGATGTTGGCAGCAACGGTGATGGGGCTGGCGATTAGTGCCTCTATCAATGCCCAGACGGTTTTGATCGATCTAGGTAACGATCAGGGATATCGAAGCGTAGATGTGCCCAATCCTGATGTGAACGGAAATTATTGGAATAGCGTTTGGTCCGGCGCCTATTACGCAAATCTTACCGATATCAATGGCAACCCGTCTGGAGTTGCCTTTGGTTTCAGTTCAGCGGCTGGAAATGATAGCTATAATGGCCCGGCCGGAGCTACTGATGTGAATGGCCCTGGCGACTCGGTTTACAACGCTGCGGCGCTCGGTAATTTGGGTGTCCAAAACGCTGTATACGATTATTACGTTTCGTCTACTTTTCAGATTCAGCTATTAGACCCCTTGAAGTCCTACGATCTGACTTTCTATGGTTCGCATAAGTACAATGCTGATAATACGACACGTTACACCATTTACGATGATGGGACTTTCAGCAACCCAGTCACATCGGCTGATTTGATCGTGGGCGTGAATGACGCCCATAACCAGGATACAACCGTCACGATCAGTGGAGTTTCTCCGCAACCGGACGGCATCATTTATGTCGGATTCGCCGCAGCAGGAGGGGGTGACGGTTATCTGAATGCTTTGCAGATCAACGCCATACCGGAACCCAGTTCGCTGTTGCTCATGGCGAGCGCTGCTGGTTTGAGCTTAATCCGACGTTGTCGTTAG
- a CDS encoding substrate-binding domain-containing protein, which translates to MPSQPKFTEVMTVIERRIREGDYLLDSIPGERKIAEETGVSYMTARRAVLKLIDDKVLIRDTSGSLGIHPSYVKRAKPAEVVLLYPAYPSTYLTQLRGLVSDFAEKRGFRLRPVQFVHWDERTVLEAAEQARGTFVIPHGSGMPSRLADVYRENKVVILDGDFSTKGLPSIRLFSDSCVEEVLEHLYRLGHRKIDCVNTQNRNPEIERRIDIWERWLAKRNVQGQLWDKPAPEFTDPTIVSYNLTARLIDEHKISSTAMISTTCPAAIGMMRACWERDIRVGKDLSVCAVNIEPPAEFFCPSITGLKLPDLANVLEKCADWMLSSKSYQGSLLLEPNEPALFEGESTGRPIRKSSSRLAIQE; encoded by the coding sequence ATGCCGTCACAACCCAAATTCACCGAAGTCATGACGGTCATCGAGCGCAGAATTCGCGAAGGTGACTATTTACTTGACAGTATTCCTGGTGAACGCAAGATCGCTGAAGAAACGGGAGTCAGTTATATGACGGCCCGGCGGGCGGTATTGAAGTTGATCGATGACAAAGTGCTCATCCGCGATACGTCAGGGAGCCTTGGTATCCATCCTTCGTATGTGAAGCGCGCCAAGCCGGCTGAGGTCGTGTTGCTGTATCCTGCCTACCCTTCTACCTATCTCACGCAGTTGCGCGGGCTAGTTTCTGACTTCGCCGAGAAGCGGGGGTTTCGTTTACGACCTGTGCAATTCGTCCATTGGGATGAGAGGACGGTTCTCGAAGCTGCCGAACAAGCACGTGGGACCTTTGTCATTCCACATGGATCTGGAATGCCCTCCCGACTTGCAGACGTCTATCGGGAAAACAAGGTGGTGATACTCGACGGAGATTTCTCCACTAAGGGTTTGCCGTCGATTCGGCTATTCTCCGACTCCTGTGTCGAAGAAGTGCTGGAGCATCTCTATCGCCTCGGCCACCGAAAAATTGACTGTGTCAATACTCAGAATCGAAACCCCGAGATTGAACGCCGGATAGATATTTGGGAGCGTTGGCTCGCGAAACGTAATGTTCAAGGGCAACTGTGGGACAAGCCGGCTCCTGAATTCACCGACCCAACCATTGTTTCCTACAACTTGACGGCTCGTCTTATTGACGAGCATAAGATTTCTTCCACGGCGATGATCAGTACGACGTGTCCTGCCGCGATTGGTATGATGCGAGCATGCTGGGAACGAGACATTCGCGTCGGTAAGGATTTGTCGGTCTGTGCGGTCAACATAGAGCCACCAGCAGAGTTCTTTTGCCCCTCAATTACGGGACTCAAGTTGCCTGATTTGGCGAACGTTCTGGAAAAATGCGCTGATTGGATGCTCAGCTCCAAGTCTTACCAGGGATCGCTCTTGCTGGAGCCAAACGAACCGGCCCTTTTCGAAGGGGAATCCACCGGAAGGCCAATCCGCAAGAGCTCATCTCGGTTGGCGATACAAGAATAG
- a CDS encoding sodium:solute symporter family transporter: MSQHYLNTADLSVIGVYLLVLILLGFFLKRKASSSLENYLVGDRSLPWWMLGISGTSQYMDVAGSMVIVSFLYLLGPRGLFIEFRGGASLLLVVMMLWTGKWHRRSGCLTGAEWMIYRFGNGAGGQFAQFAKALSGILTTLGMLTYLAKGTGLFLSTMIPFSPITCAVGMFAVATCYTMLSGFYGVVFTDLLQFFILGVAAVLLVVLSWEKIPDIHSLATLADTVTHNEHWTEALPRIQTHMPPGYERYESLLLFATIYLFRNLIFGLGCGDDPKYFGARSDADCSKLSLLWTTLLSIRWPALMAIAVLGLTLVNSLIPDTSKLPQVADLIQTHIPTNEENWDHTLAQIVHDQKSQPPELIAGLETQLGTDWANKLLLVNFYGVVNSERIMPAVFLAYVPAGLRGLMIVALIAASMSTFDSWVNLSSGFFVRDIYQKHLRPTASMSELIVATWIFIMGLVAIALVCAFFVSNINEIWVWIIMSLGGGLMVPLLLRFYWWRFNGAGFAIGCIVGMVAAIAQRVITPWISEPYQFLATEPWSLALLGLIGLIASVLGSLLTKPTPEPVLRNFYLTTLPFGFWSEFKSELPNSLREQVSTEHRREVMAIPFALTYQVMIFLAPMLFLIRNYSAALICVIAAAIALTGLYWIWLRHIHRSDENVAAAKSLLRQES, translated from the coding sequence TTGTCGCAGCACTATCTAAACACCGCTGACTTGTCCGTCATTGGCGTGTATCTTTTAGTACTGATCCTGCTTGGATTTTTTCTCAAGCGAAAGGCTTCCTCAAGTCTGGAGAATTACCTGGTTGGTGACAGATCGCTCCCTTGGTGGATGCTTGGCATTTCAGGTACTTCGCAGTACATGGACGTGGCCGGTTCGATGGTGATCGTCTCCTTTCTGTATTTGTTAGGCCCTCGTGGACTATTCATAGAATTCCGTGGAGGCGCTTCCTTGCTATTGGTAGTGATGATGCTCTGGACCGGAAAATGGCATCGGCGATCCGGTTGCCTGACTGGAGCGGAATGGATGATCTATCGTTTTGGTAATGGTGCTGGTGGTCAGTTTGCTCAATTTGCGAAGGCCCTTTCAGGGATTTTGACCACGTTGGGGATGCTCACTTACTTGGCCAAAGGAACGGGTTTGTTTCTCTCAACCATGATTCCCTTCTCGCCCATCACCTGCGCCGTGGGAATGTTCGCTGTTGCTACCTGCTATACCATGCTCTCGGGCTTCTACGGAGTGGTGTTCACCGACCTCTTGCAGTTCTTCATTTTGGGAGTTGCAGCTGTGCTATTGGTGGTACTTTCCTGGGAAAAAATTCCCGATATTCACAGCCTGGCAACTCTGGCAGATACCGTCACCCACAACGAGCACTGGACCGAGGCCCTGCCGCGAATACAAACGCACATGCCTCCAGGGTATGAACGTTACGAATCGCTTCTGCTCTTTGCGACGATCTACCTTTTTCGAAATCTGATTTTCGGTCTTGGGTGTGGAGATGACCCCAAATACTTTGGAGCACGTAGCGACGCAGATTGCTCCAAGCTTTCATTGCTCTGGACCACTTTGCTCTCGATTCGCTGGCCTGCGCTGATGGCGATAGCGGTTCTCGGGTTGACCTTGGTTAATTCTCTGATACCCGACACTTCGAAACTTCCTCAAGTTGCTGATTTGATTCAGACCCACATCCCCACAAACGAAGAGAACTGGGACCATACGCTAGCTCAAATCGTACATGACCAGAAATCGCAGCCACCGGAGTTGATCGCGGGCTTAGAAACGCAACTCGGTACCGACTGGGCCAACAAACTGCTACTCGTAAATTTCTATGGAGTGGTGAACTCCGAGAGAATCATGCCGGCTGTTTTCTTGGCCTATGTTCCAGCGGGGTTGCGTGGCCTCATGATCGTCGCATTGATTGCGGCCTCCATGTCGACATTTGATTCGTGGGTCAATCTCTCATCAGGGTTTTTCGTTCGCGACATCTATCAAAAACACCTGAGGCCGACAGCTTCCATGAGCGAGTTGATCGTTGCGACATGGATCTTCATCATGGGACTGGTGGCAATAGCCCTGGTCTGTGCTTTCTTTGTAAGCAATATTAACGAAATCTGGGTCTGGATCATCATGAGCCTGGGGGGAGGTTTGATGGTGCCTCTGCTATTACGTTTTTACTGGTGGCGATTTAACGGGGCAGGATTCGCTATCGGTTGTATCGTCGGGATGGTTGCTGCAATTGCTCAGCGGGTGATTACCCCTTGGATTAGTGAGCCATACCAGTTCTTAGCGACTGAGCCCTGGTCATTGGCATTGCTTGGGTTGATAGGACTGATTGCTTCGGTGTTGGGATCGCTGCTGACAAAGCCAACACCCGAACCGGTGCTACGGAATTTCTATCTGACGACTCTGCCCTTCGGATTCTGGTCTGAGTTCAAGAGTGAACTTCCCAATTCCCTGCGCGAGCAAGTATCGACAGAACATCGTCGCGAGGTGATGGCTATCCCCTTCGCACTCACCTACCAAGTGATGATATTTTTGGCACCAATGCTTTTCTTGATCCGCAACTACTCTGCCGCTCTTATCTGTGTAATCGCGGCAGCTATTGCCCTAACGGGACTCTATTGGATCTGGCTACGCCACATCCATCGCTCCGACGAGAATGTGGCAGCCGCGAAGTCACTACTGAGGCAGGAATCGTAG
- a CDS encoding amidohydrolase family protein: MRIDAHQHYWRYDAIEYDWIDDSMQRIRRDFLPKDLQPQIQAAGIEGVISVQARQSLTETKWLLQLADENEFIRGVVGWVPLVTPIVGETLQQLATNPKLRAVRHVVQDEPDDDFILRDDFNQGIGLLQQFDLAYDILIFERQLTQTIAFVDRHPNQVFILDHIAKPRIGANLIEPWRRNITNLAKRQNVYCKLSGMVTEGHFADWSSAQLRPYWEVVLQAFGPSRLMFGSDWPVCLVACDYVRWFETVVTFAAQLSEAEQQSLFGATAVEAYSL, translated from the coding sequence ATGAGAATTGACGCCCACCAACATTATTGGCGATACGACGCAATCGAGTACGATTGGATCGACGATTCCATGCAGCGGATTCGGCGAGATTTTCTTCCCAAGGATCTGCAACCACAGATTCAGGCAGCCGGCATAGAGGGCGTCATCTCTGTTCAGGCTAGACAAAGTCTGACCGAGACAAAGTGGCTTCTTCAACTGGCCGATGAAAATGAGTTTATTCGAGGCGTCGTCGGTTGGGTTCCGTTGGTCACCCCAATTGTCGGTGAGACGCTCCAACAGTTGGCAACGAATCCCAAGCTGCGAGCGGTGCGCCATGTGGTACAAGATGAGCCCGACGATGATTTCATTTTGCGAGATGATTTCAATCAGGGTATCGGCTTGCTTCAGCAGTTCGATCTTGCCTATGACATTCTAATCTTCGAGCGGCAACTGACACAGACGATCGCATTTGTCGATCGGCATCCCAACCAAGTGTTTATCCTCGATCACATCGCCAAGCCGAGAATAGGAGCGAACCTTATCGAACCCTGGCGAAGGAACATCACCAACCTGGCAAAGCGGCAGAATGTGTATTGCAAGCTATCAGGCATGGTCACCGAAGGACATTTCGCTGACTGGAGTTCGGCCCAACTACGGCCCTATTGGGAAGTGGTTCTGCAAGCGTTCGGTCCGAGTCGACTCATGTTTGGTTCGGATTGGCCAGTCTGCCTCGTCGCTTGTGATTACGTGCGTTGGTTCGAAACGGTGGTTACTTTTGCGGCACAACTTTCTGAGGCCGAACAGCAGTCCCTGTTTGGAGCAACGGCAGTGGAAGCCTATTCGCTCTGA
- the fucP gene encoding L-fucose:H+ symporter permease, which translates to MSNPTSSEHQPIPVVPKQYLFPFALVTTLFALWGFANDVTNPMVAAFKNVLLISNFESSLVQAAFYGGYCFMAIPAALFIRRAGYKRGILMGLALYAIGCLLFVPAGNALQFWPFLLAYFTMTCGLAFLETTANPYILAMGPEHNAARRLNFSQAFNPIGSLLGMFVAKDFILAKLDPADETARQALAETDPSAFEAIQTSDLGVIVLPYIVLGIVVLGVLAIFSFSKLPDGESSDDRDPSLAASLGRLFSTPRYLGGVIAQAFYVGAQIMCWTFIIQYGVNELGLEKSVAQGYNIIAMIIFVTSRFICTYLLKFFNPGILLAVLAVVGGGLVLGTIFLQGFSGLYCLIGVSACMSLMFPTIYGIALQGLGDDAKLGSAGLICAIGGGCIMPPLQAMIMDGPDRAFGSLVLSATRASFVLPFICFIVVAIYGFLNARPAAKSN; encoded by the coding sequence ATGTCGAACCCAACTAGCTCTGAGCATCAACCCATACCGGTTGTCCCCAAACAGTATCTCTTTCCCTTCGCGCTAGTGACAACGCTCTTCGCACTCTGGGGTTTTGCCAACGATGTGACCAATCCCATGGTGGCAGCGTTCAAGAACGTACTTTTGATCTCCAACTTTGAGAGTTCACTCGTACAGGCGGCCTTTTATGGGGGATATTGCTTTATGGCAATCCCCGCTGCACTCTTTATCCGTAGAGCCGGATACAAACGCGGGATATTAATGGGCTTGGCACTGTATGCGATAGGATGCTTGCTTTTTGTTCCCGCTGGAAACGCCCTGCAATTCTGGCCGTTTCTGCTCGCGTACTTCACGATGACGTGTGGTCTGGCATTCTTAGAGACGACGGCAAATCCTTACATCCTGGCTATGGGACCGGAGCACAATGCGGCCCGTCGGCTGAATTTTTCCCAAGCGTTCAACCCGATTGGTTCCCTGTTAGGTATGTTCGTGGCCAAGGATTTTATCCTCGCAAAACTTGATCCGGCAGACGAGACCGCAAGACAAGCTCTTGCGGAAACGGATCCATCGGCATTCGAGGCTATCCAGACAAGCGATCTCGGAGTGATTGTACTGCCCTATATTGTCCTAGGGATCGTAGTGTTAGGAGTGCTGGCGATCTTTAGCTTTTCGAAGCTTCCTGATGGCGAGTCATCAGATGATCGCGATCCGAGCTTGGCGGCGAGCCTCGGTCGATTGTTTAGTACGCCGCGCTACTTAGGAGGTGTGATCGCTCAAGCCTTTTATGTTGGCGCTCAGATCATGTGTTGGACCTTCATCATCCAGTACGGCGTGAATGAACTTGGTTTAGAGAAATCGGTTGCCCAAGGGTACAACATCATTGCCATGATCATCTTTGTAACCAGCCGTTTCATTTGTACCTATCTACTTAAGTTCTTCAATCCTGGCATACTTCTGGCAGTCCTGGCCGTAGTCGGAGGAGGGCTAGTTCTCGGCACGATTTTCTTGCAAGGATTTTCAGGCCTCTACTGCTTGATCGGAGTTTCCGCGTGCATGTCGCTGATGTTTCCGACGATCTATGGCATTGCACTTCAAGGGCTTGGAGATGATGCAAAATTGGGTTCGGCAGGGTTAATCTGCGCCATCGGTGGGGGATGTATTATGCCACCGCTTCAGGCAATGATCATGGACGGTCCTGACCGAGCTTTCGGCTCACTGGTACTCTCGGCCACCCGTGCATCCTTTGTACTACCATTTATTTGTTTTATCGTTGTGGCAATTTACGGATTTCTCAATGCGCGTCCTGCTGCTAAGTCGAATTGA